The following are encoded together in the Montipora foliosa isolate CH-2021 chromosome 12, ASM3666993v2, whole genome shotgun sequence genome:
- the LOC137980378 gene encoding uncharacterized protein → MAGDITFVNEADIGFLSAVSLPNLSQALLDNFLDLDSEHESEDDSEDEWSDFSDLSSGNDSSDMSGEESPSRGQKDVRRKKLQENETDEVNFHAAVVLNTIYWALYENFHSAVMQIKIDTDKRKTQTNASEGADTVVDSDFVDVARVSGAALHKLRKGREKIVNGRKGARRVSEATKENYAAEVKIMSEMVCSAEEKTSLPLGLKRLDEGKLTFFNSKFTVVLLTLDKRIREMLTEKNLKRYPKNLMKLTKQSVALDEELQELFLAASKRACTAPFEEIRACSIWQELVKRICNTRFKEFYSAQEEKKLIQEGKVVSADQSLRDKLKTYSVDKRT, encoded by the exons ATGGCGGGCGATATTACCTTCGTGAATGAGGCAGATATAGGATTTCTCTCAGCAGTATCGCTTCCAAATTTAAGCCAAGCCCTCCTTGACAACTTCCTTGACCTTGACAGTGAACATGAAAGTGAGGATGATTCAGAAGACGAGTGGAGTGACTTTTCCGACCTATCGAGTGGAAATGATTCGTCGGACATGTCTGGGGAGGAATCGCCTAGCAGAGGACAGAAAGATGTAAGGAGGAAAAAG TTGCAGGAGAACGAAACAGACGAAGTCAACTTTCATGCTGCCGTTGTTCTTAACACCATCTACTGGGCACTTTACGAAAATTTTCACAGCGCAGTCATGCAAATTAAGATTGACACTGACAAACGGAAAACCCAAACAAATGCAAGTGAAGGCGCGGACACTGTTGTCGATTCCGACTTTGTGGACGTTGCTAGAGTATCTGGGGCGGCGCTGCACAAACTACGGAAAGGAAGAGAAAAGATTGTTAATGGGCGGAAAGGAGCCAGGAGAGTTTCAGAAGCGACAAAGGAAAATTATGCAGCCGAAGTTAAAATTATGTCTGAAATGGTCTGTTCTGCAGAGGAGAAAACATCTTTGCCATTGGGTCTAAAAAGGTTGGACGAGGGAAAGTTGACTTTCTTCAATAGTAAGTTTACTGTTGTTTTGTTAACGTTAGATAAAAGAATAAGAGAAATGTTGactgaaaaaaatctgaagaGATATCCAAAAAACCTTATGAAGCTGACAAAACAATCGGTTGCTTTAGACGAGGAGCTACAAGAGTTATTTTTGGCAGCATCAAAAAGGGCATGCACAGCACCATTTGAAGAGATTAGGGCTTGCTCCATATGGCAAGAGCTAGTAAAGAGAATATGTAATACCAGATTTAAGGAATTCTATAGTGCtcaagaagagaaaaaactgaTTCAGGAGGGCAAAGTCGTTTCAGCCGACCAAAGCTTGAGGGACAAGCTGAAAACTTACAGTGTCGATAAGcgtacttaa
- the LOC137980376 gene encoding uncharacterized protein isoform X2: MEVDSSVKRANDLNLEEVSSATQQKRVKTVFKTLWDDTNSEKPFQVGKLNLREHILAKSNELRSLEAIASDLQDPRVEARVEVVERSGKPSVVVVKKRKASLSDDVPFDDVRLVVDANGEYRLFVYHFELVRRGTININQPGQLRNAINEVVENRPCPGVDTRITGQQDYLSSEVEEQTLPWHRVLSRNCARLIKNAHCESGRKCRCCYKTEQKLSERLNQKKSLTEKDVRSRQSVSSKVRFSCLSPKSQSKRLKNMRQSRKNMTKQVKRYRKKFSVLMSDTHSSDLDKLMERVESTPMGRKEFEKCVAEADSLRPGAGQVLREIWDSDKVNFRKDQAKNGYGHRSNRWTQATWRVALAIYARCPVLFDDLKKLDILQLPCRRSLERVMAKRTVEEGIHEERIIEQLTLFNQFKTTAVLSGRPEPLGVGELLFDETKL; encoded by the exons ATGGAAGTCGATAGCTCTGTTAAAAGAGCAAATGATTTAAATTTGGAAGAAGTCAGCTCAGCCACACAACAAAAGAGAGTGAAAACGGTGTTTAAGACACTCTGGGATGACACGAACAGTGAGAAACCCTTTCAG GTTGGTAAGCTTAACCTTCGTGAACACATTCTTGCCAAGAGCAACGAATTAAGATCTCTTGAAGCCATCGCGTCAGATCTCCAGGATCCCAGAGTAGAGGCTCGTGTCGAGGTTGTGGAAAGAAGTGGAAAGCCATCCGTGGTTGTCGTCAAGAAACGGAAAGCCTCTCTCTCTGACGACGTGCCTTTTGACGACGTGAGACTCGTTGTTGATGCAAATGGTGAATATCGTTTGTTTGTGTACCACTTTGAGCTCGTAAGAAGGGGCACAATTAATATTAATCAGCCGGGACAACTGAGAAATGCAATAAACGAAGTCGTCGAGAATCGTCCTTGTCCTGGAGTGGACACTAGGATAACTGGCCAGCAGGATTATCTGTCCTCAGAAGTAGAAGAACAGACCCTTCCTTGGCACAGAGTTTTGTCAAGAAATTGCGCGCGATTGATAAAAAATGCCCATTGTGAGAGTGGAAGAAAGTGTCGATGTTGctacaaaacagaacaaaaactgTCAGAACGCTTAAACCAAAAGAAGTCTCTGACTGAAAAAGACGTAAGGAGCAGACAATCTGTGTCATCCAAAGTTCGCTTCTCTTGCCTCAGTCCAAAGAGCCAAAGTAAGCGATTGAAAAATATGCGGCAATCAAGGAAAAACATGACAAAGCAGGTCAAACGGTACAGAAAGAAGTTCTCTGTTTTAATGTCTGATACACATAGCTCTGACTTGGACAAATTGATGGAGCGAGTTGAATCTACACCCATGGGAAGAaaggaatttgaaaaatgtgtggcaGAAGCTGATAGTTTACGACCCGGTGCAGGGCAAGTCTTGCGTGAGATATGGGATTCGGACAAAGTGAATTTCCGAAAAGATCAGGCAAAAAACG GATATGGACATCGATCTAATCGTTGGACTCAGGCGACTTGGCGAGTGGCTCTTGCTATTTATGCACGCTGCCCGGTCCTGTTTGATGACCTCAAGAAGCTGGACATTCTCCAGCTTCCATGCAGGAGATCCTTGGAGAGGGTAATGGCAAAGAGAACAGTAGAGGAAGGTATCCATGAAGAAAGAATCATCGAGCAACTCACTTTGTTTAATCAATTTAAAACCACTGCAGTCCTTAGTGGAAGACCAGAGCCACTGGGAGTTGGAGAACTCTTGTTTGATGAGACAAAG CTCTAA
- the LOC137980376 gene encoding uncharacterized protein isoform X1 — protein MEVDSSVKRANDLNLEEVSSATQQKRVKTVFKTLWDDTNSEKPFQVGKLNLREHILAKSNELRSLEAIASDLQDPRVEARVEVVERSGKPSVVVVKKRKASLSDDVPFDDVRLVVDANGEYRLFVYHFELVRRGTININQPGQLRNAINEVVENRPCPGVDTRITGQQDYLSSEVEEQTLPWHRVLSRNCARLIKNAHCESGRKCRCCYKTEQKLSERLNQKKSLTEKDVRSRQSVSSKVRFSCLSPKSQSKRLKNMRQSRKNMTKQVKRYRKKFSVLMSDTHSSDLDKLMERVESTPMGRKEFEKCVAEADSLRPGAGQVLREIWDSDKVNFRKDQAKNGYGHRSNRWTQATWRVALAIYARCPVLFDDLKKLDILQLPCRRSLERVMAKRTVEEGIHEERIIEQLTLFNQFKTTAVLSGRPEPLGVGELLFDETKSMLTTPNEHVQQSF, from the exons ATGGAAGTCGATAGCTCTGTTAAAAGAGCAAATGATTTAAATTTGGAAGAAGTCAGCTCAGCCACACAACAAAAGAGAGTGAAAACGGTGTTTAAGACACTCTGGGATGACACGAACAGTGAGAAACCCTTTCAG GTTGGTAAGCTTAACCTTCGTGAACACATTCTTGCCAAGAGCAACGAATTAAGATCTCTTGAAGCCATCGCGTCAGATCTCCAGGATCCCAGAGTAGAGGCTCGTGTCGAGGTTGTGGAAAGAAGTGGAAAGCCATCCGTGGTTGTCGTCAAGAAACGGAAAGCCTCTCTCTCTGACGACGTGCCTTTTGACGACGTGAGACTCGTTGTTGATGCAAATGGTGAATATCGTTTGTTTGTGTACCACTTTGAGCTCGTAAGAAGGGGCACAATTAATATTAATCAGCCGGGACAACTGAGAAATGCAATAAACGAAGTCGTCGAGAATCGTCCTTGTCCTGGAGTGGACACTAGGATAACTGGCCAGCAGGATTATCTGTCCTCAGAAGTAGAAGAACAGACCCTTCCTTGGCACAGAGTTTTGTCAAGAAATTGCGCGCGATTGATAAAAAATGCCCATTGTGAGAGTGGAAGAAAGTGTCGATGTTGctacaaaacagaacaaaaactgTCAGAACGCTTAAACCAAAAGAAGTCTCTGACTGAAAAAGACGTAAGGAGCAGACAATCTGTGTCATCCAAAGTTCGCTTCTCTTGCCTCAGTCCAAAGAGCCAAAGTAAGCGATTGAAAAATATGCGGCAATCAAGGAAAAACATGACAAAGCAGGTCAAACGGTACAGAAAGAAGTTCTCTGTTTTAATGTCTGATACACATAGCTCTGACTTGGACAAATTGATGGAGCGAGTTGAATCTACACCCATGGGAAGAaaggaatttgaaaaatgtgtggcaGAAGCTGATAGTTTACGACCCGGTGCAGGGCAAGTCTTGCGTGAGATATGGGATTCGGACAAAGTGAATTTCCGAAAAGATCAGGCAAAAAACG GATATGGACATCGATCTAATCGTTGGACTCAGGCGACTTGGCGAGTGGCTCTTGCTATTTATGCACGCTGCCCGGTCCTGTTTGATGACCTCAAGAAGCTGGACATTCTCCAGCTTCCATGCAGGAGATCCTTGGAGAGGGTAATGGCAAAGAGAACAGTAGAGGAAGGTATCCATGAAGAAAGAATCATCGAGCAACTCACTTTGTTTAATCAATTTAAAACCACTGCAGTCCTTAGTGGAAGACCAGAGCCACTGGGAGTTGGAGAACTCTTGTTTGATGAGACAAAG AGTATGTTGACAACTCCAAACGAGCACGTGCAGCAAAGTTTTTAG